In Pedobacter sp. W3I1, one DNA window encodes the following:
- a CDS encoding ATP-dependent Clp protease ATP-binding subunit produces MAITNLSESVKTALHIAQSLAKEYRNETFSAAHLLKGLMHKDVGLRSFITSIGKDEEYISEWAEVRIDEQTKSAGFSDTVSGAPEIAVIFEEADNVRIKLGLDLITPVCVLTALAKPGIGFQPDQLKSFPIKEREILDLYVKDEAISRAVSPGQTTSSAENKSTGNALYKYCIDRLQLVRDGKTDPIIGRDKETRMMMEILCRRTKPNVILTGDAGVGKTALVDGFAIDIVNQNVPESLKPVQLFELDLGSLIAGASYKGEIEDRLKNIIKEIKQFEKAVLFIDEIHTLLDSKGPLGAGIGNLLKPELARGEITVIGATTIDEYRKIIEPEQAFSRRFEVLQVNEPNEESTIKMLQKLAVKYEEHHILAIEPDALGECVRLAKRYMKDRRLPDSAFDLLDRTMAAMKMMNDTSDQVIESLEADLEALNANTEQSDADKFADYKWLFSLLQNKLSPVLLGRLTDETQTDAFETADEYQGYITSSLQELKKYAAEKSDRITKQDIASIVAYKTGIPMGKLQAGEKEKLLNMEQYLKKRVVGQDQALKAVSDAILESRSGLNKKGQPIGSFFLLGPTGTGKTELAKSIAEFLFNDEKAMIRFDMSEFKEEHSAALLYGAPPGYVGYEEGGLLVNKIRQQPYSVLLFDEIEKAHPSVFDTFLQILDEGHMHDRLGKEGDFSNSLILFTSNIGSEWIAEQISKNIIPASNQLMEVMAGHFRPEFLARISEIVPFAPINESNVVRIFEIQLSSLVQSLNKMGIEFEIADDAKKMIALDGFTPKYGARQLSAVIRNLLRRPISKYIISGELKKGSKIQVSKHPEEDTLKWNIIQPEVVTLEQKLS; encoded by the coding sequence ATGGCAATTACAAATTTAAGCGAATCGGTTAAAACAGCCTTGCACATTGCACAGTCGTTAGCAAAAGAATACAGAAACGAAACATTTTCTGCTGCGCATTTGCTCAAGGGCTTAATGCATAAAGATGTGGGTTTACGGTCGTTTATCACTTCCATAGGGAAGGATGAAGAATACATTAGTGAGTGGGCAGAAGTTCGGATTGATGAACAGACAAAATCTGCGGGTTTTAGTGATACCGTTAGTGGTGCACCAGAAATTGCCGTTATTTTTGAAGAGGCAGATAATGTACGCATTAAACTAGGGTTGGATTTAATTACACCGGTGTGTGTGTTAACCGCACTGGCTAAACCCGGAATCGGTTTTCAGCCCGATCAGTTAAAATCTTTCCCGATAAAGGAACGCGAAATTTTAGACCTCTATGTAAAGGATGAAGCAATCTCGAGAGCGGTTTCTCCAGGCCAGACCACTTCATCTGCAGAAAATAAAAGTACAGGCAATGCCCTGTATAAATATTGCATAGACCGGTTACAGCTAGTTCGCGATGGTAAAACCGATCCGATAATCGGCCGGGATAAAGAAACGAGAATGATGATGGAAATCCTTTGTCGCCGCACCAAGCCAAATGTAATTCTTACTGGCGATGCCGGTGTGGGTAAAACAGCGCTTGTTGATGGATTTGCCATTGATATTGTAAACCAGAATGTACCAGAAAGCCTTAAACCTGTCCAGCTTTTTGAGTTAGATCTGGGCTCATTAATTGCAGGTGCGTCTTATAAAGGAGAGATCGAAGACCGTTTAAAAAACATCATCAAAGAAATAAAACAGTTCGAAAAAGCGGTGCTCTTTATTGATGAAATTCATACGCTACTGGATAGCAAAGGCCCATTAGGTGCCGGAATTGGCAATTTATTAAAGCCTGAACTTGCCCGGGGCGAAATCACCGTAATAGGCGCAACCACTATTGACGAATACCGCAAGATTATTGAGCCAGAGCAGGCTTTCAGCAGGCGTTTTGAAGTGCTTCAGGTAAATGAACCGAATGAGGAAAGCACGATAAAAATGTTGCAGAAACTGGCGGTAAAATATGAAGAACACCATATTTTAGCTATCGAACCCGATGCGTTAGGCGAATGTGTCCGTTTAGCCAAGCGGTATATGAAAGACAGACGTCTCCCTGATTCTGCTTTCGATCTGCTGGATAGAACCATGGCGGCAATGAAAATGATGAACGATACTTCCGATCAGGTAATTGAAAGTTTGGAAGCTGATCTGGAAGCATTAAACGCCAATACAGAACAATCAGATGCAGATAAATTTGCTGACTACAAATGGCTTTTTTCTTTGCTTCAAAATAAATTAAGTCCTGTTTTATTAGGACGATTAACCGACGAAACGCAGACCGATGCCTTCGAAACGGCCGATGAATATCAGGGTTATATCACCAGTAGCCTGCAGGAATTAAAGAAATATGCTGCCGAAAAAAGCGACCGCATTACCAAACAGGATATTGCTTCCATTGTGGCCTACAAAACAGGCATCCCAATGGGAAAACTTCAGGCTGGAGAAAAAGAAAAATTGCTTAATATGGAGCAGTATCTGAAAAAACGCGTTGTAGGGCAAGATCAGGCCCTTAAAGCTGTTTCTGATGCGATATTGGAATCGCGCAGTGGATTGAACAAAAAGGGACAGCCCATTGGATCTTTCTTTTTGCTGGGTCCAACTGGAACGGGGAAAACTGAGCTGGCCAAATCAATAGCCGAATTTCTTTTTAACGATGAAAAGGCGATGATCAGGTTCGATATGTCTGAATTTAAAGAAGAACACAGTGCCGCATTGCTTTATGGAGCGCCTCCAGGTTATGTGGGTTATGAGGAAGGTGGTTTGCTGGTGAATAAAATCAGGCAACAGCCTTATTCGGTATTGCTGTTTGATGAAATTGAAAAAGCACACCCTTCTGTTTTCGATACCTTCCTACAGATCTTGGATGAAGGCCACATGCACGATCGTTTAGGAAAAGAGGGCGATTTTAGCAATTCGCTGATTCTTTTTACCTCCAATATCGGCAGCGAATGGATAGCAGAACAAATCAGTAAAAATATTATTCCGGCATCGAACCAATTGATGGAGGTAATGGCAGGGCATTTCCGCCCCGAGTTTTTAGCCCGGATTTCGGAAATTGTTCCATTTGCACCGATTAACGAAAGTAATGTGGTGCGCATCTTTGAAATTCAGCTGAGCAGTTTGGTGCAATCGCTAAATAAAATGGGGATCGAATTTGAAATAGCAGATGATGCCAAGAAAATGATCGCATTAGACGGCTTTACCCCAAAATATGGAGCAAGACAGCTATCGGCAGTGATCAGAAATCTTTTACGCAGGCCAATTTCGAAATACATCATTTCGGGCGAGCTCAAAAAAGGATCAAAGATCCAGGTGAGCAAACATCCCGAAGAAGATACATTGAAATGGAATATTATTCAGCCAGAAGTTGTTACATTGGAACAAAAATTGAGCTAA
- the tssR gene encoding type VI secretion system protein TssR domain-containing protein, which translates to MKKYYALTILFLGISFAYAQSPASFGKKVKYMPKSYERPAETINVNDNTSSSNLPWIVFSDREDNYTTTAPGGSLIMKKISFMEPFYVSKEENGYLKLIKYKAGMIRGRKINDKKSAISYGWIAKSKLLLWQRAFSNQKTGYAEKAIGIINGKNALTEPKFYFDTTDSILVYNTPELKDRRTKVRLHEIAYIYKKSEDGKKYLIGSDDQLVADTALKSIYGWVSAEAVHSWGDRLYITSVKPGNYDNDDSTSTAIKNGINNGTAFVVDPLLPRENLILRSVPVVSDDAGAYAVGIAADVYNKKDNKILTINGSALSYQDYLKLRKNKNKVNVVFVVDGGSPMTKYLSGMTNTIASFESIMGDFGKGTKVNYGGVVYRGENGCSLQGIFVSPIQDDYRQLMTFLSNQAKNTLRCNGEIAEEPVFAGLKAGLNLFKTKKNETNLIVLVGSTGNVGGTNNYLINELSEQVALADARILALQVYSDFNQSFNDFVIQSRKLVSESAIRAAEYRKNTMVKGEGLKSFQPYNTSLQDSISYYLDYPKNSLIQGGVVFPTKGSVNSNQSMTIALRRFVKETNMDIYNQISSLDSAFRLTGISRKNLSADVEGLLPAPVGIEVADRMPHNAFKYYSTANLSADVVKNNRATLQYAIVLNNMEYKQIVDVFSIMLGQNLQADQSSFRSKLVKNYVKMPKQLLGMKVSSGDIKAMTLANYIKLVTGLPLNNEFLSKYTVSDLKSTSRMPLDQFESYIKMLSQSVQQIKRATQIEQQFVSNGKIYYYITENNFNPAVLPTTN; encoded by the coding sequence ATGAAAAAATATTATGCCTTAACCATCCTGTTTTTAGGAATATCGTTTGCGTATGCACAATCGCCCGCATCGTTTGGCAAAAAAGTAAAATACATGCCTAAATCGTATGAGCGGCCAGCCGAAACCATAAACGTTAACGATAATACGAGTAGCAGCAATTTGCCCTGGATTGTTTTTTCCGACCGCGAAGATAATTATACCACTACCGCTCCAGGCGGAAGCCTGATTATGAAAAAAATAAGTTTTATGGAGCCTTTTTATGTTTCTAAGGAAGAAAACGGTTACCTCAAACTGATTAAATACAAGGCGGGAATGATCAGGGGAAGAAAAATTAACGATAAAAAAAGTGCCATCAGTTACGGCTGGATTGCAAAATCTAAACTGCTTTTGTGGCAACGCGCCTTCTCTAACCAAAAAACAGGTTATGCCGAAAAAGCGATTGGCATTATCAATGGCAAAAATGCATTAACAGAGCCAAAATTTTATTTCGATACTACCGACTCCATTTTGGTTTACAACACCCCCGAACTTAAAGACAGGCGCACTAAAGTAAGGTTGCATGAAATTGCTTATATCTATAAAAAATCAGAAGATGGTAAAAAATACCTGATTGGTTCTGATGATCAGTTGGTTGCCGATACGGCCTTAAAAAGCATTTACGGATGGGTTTCTGCTGAAGCCGTACACAGTTGGGGAGATCGATTGTATATTACATCGGTTAAACCGGGTAATTATGATAACGATGATTCCACTTCAACAGCAATTAAAAATGGAATAAATAATGGAACAGCTTTCGTAGTAGATCCTTTATTGCCAAGAGAAAACCTGATTTTAAGAAGTGTCCCTGTCGTTTCTGATGATGCCGGTGCTTATGCTGTGGGTATAGCCGCCGATGTTTACAACAAAAAGGACAACAAAATATTAACCATTAATGGTTCTGCACTATCTTATCAGGATTATTTAAAACTCCGCAAAAATAAAAATAAGGTTAATGTTGTTTTTGTAGTTGATGGTGGAAGCCCGATGACGAAATATCTTTCGGGAATGACCAATACTATTGCTTCTTTCGAAAGCATAATGGGCGATTTTGGCAAAGGGACTAAAGTAAATTATGGCGGTGTGGTATATCGTGGCGAAAATGGATGCTCATTGCAAGGGATTTTTGTTAGTCCAATTCAGGATGACTACCGGCAGTTGATGACTTTCCTGTCAAACCAGGCAAAAAACACACTGAGGTGTAACGGCGAAATTGCCGAAGAACCTGTATTTGCAGGATTAAAGGCCGGATTAAATTTGTTTAAAACCAAAAAGAACGAAACCAATTTAATTGTTTTGGTTGGCAGTACAGGTAATGTTGGTGGTACTAATAATTACCTCATTAACGAACTGAGTGAACAGGTAGCCCTTGCCGATGCCCGGATTTTAGCACTGCAGGTTTATAGCGATTTTAACCAGTCGTTTAATGATTTTGTAATTCAATCGCGAAAATTGGTTTCAGAATCAGCTATTCGTGCTGCCGAATACAGAAAAAATACCATGGTTAAAGGCGAGGGTTTAAAAAGCTTCCAACCTTATAATACCAGCCTCCAGGACTCAATTTCTTATTATTTAGATTATCCTAAGAACAGTTTAATACAAGGTGGGGTAGTTTTTCCAACTAAAGGTTCGGTAAACTCGAACCAGAGCATGACCATCGCTTTGCGCCGTTTTGTAAAAGAAACCAATATGGATATCTACAATCAGATCAGTTCTTTGGATAGCGCATTCCGTTTAACCGGCATATCGCGTAAAAACCTATCTGCTGATGTAGAAGGTTTATTACCTGCTCCTGTTGGTATAGAAGTAGCTGACCGCATGCCGCATAATGCCTTTAAATATTACAGTACCGCCAACCTATCAGCCGATGTTGTAAAAAACAATCGTGCTACTTTGCAGTACGCCATTGTACTAAATAACATGGAATACAAGCAGATTGTAGATGTTTTTTCGATTATGCTAGGGCAAAACCTGCAGGCCGATCAGTCTTCTTTCAGAAGTAAACTGGTTAAAAACTACGTTAAAATGCCTAAACAATTGCTGGGGATGAAAGTATCATCAGGTGATATTAAAGCCATGACTTTGGCCAATTATATCAAATTGGTAACGGGTTTACCTTTAAATAACGAGTTCCTGTCAAAATACACCGTAAGCGATTTAAAGAGCACCTCCAGAATGCCCCTCGATCAGTTCGAGAGTTATATTAAGATGTTAAGCCAATCGGTACAACAGATTAAAAGGGCGACACAGATTGAGCAACAATTTGTATCAAACGGAAAAATATACTACTACATCACCGAAAATAATTTTAACCCGGCAGTTTTGCCTACAACCAACTAA
- a CDS encoding PKD domain-containing protein yields MSDTNTKQVNSNSQGYVILYILLAVLLLTGLIFLFKSSLFEKRAIDARILKDEIYLNEDLVFTDNTPKATKWLWEFGNGEKATTKTGSYHYTKPDTYIVRLTVDGELRQEFPITVRDTVKAAVIDSVLTISGPTAGLVNEEIRLEGDGEGKDFEWSFGETGRVDVKGKTALYTYRAPGKYVVRLRSDKARKPAFLTILITDPNAEIVEDLVAPGDGERKTIDDIRARLQAIANGADFNSNYYYLVNKYMCNNEKVTVNVEMNGKKKQTDIYSYCMGLTFGGEIAVDEAQLTIKPNSTCASLLNIKQHSGTAQPAATATTDAPAKTK; encoded by the coding sequence ATGTCTGACACAAACACCAAGCAAGTTAACTCAAATTCGCAAGGCTATGTTATTCTTTACATTCTTTTGGCTGTACTGCTCTTAACAGGCCTGATTTTCTTATTTAAAAGCTCTTTGTTCGAAAAAAGGGCCATTGACGCCAGAATCCTTAAAGATGAAATTTATTTAAACGAGGATTTGGTTTTTACTGATAATACGCCAAAAGCCACTAAGTGGTTATGGGAATTCGGTAATGGCGAAAAAGCGACTACAAAAACCGGTTCCTATCATTACACCAAGCCCGATACTTATATTGTACGTTTAACGGTAGATGGCGAACTTCGTCAGGAATTTCCAATTACCGTGCGCGATACGGTGAAAGCAGCAGTTATCGATAGTGTACTCACCATAAGCGGACCAACTGCAGGTCTGGTTAACGAAGAAATCAGGCTGGAGGGTGATGGCGAAGGAAAAGATTTCGAATGGTCTTTCGGCGAAACCGGCCGTGTAGATGTTAAAGGAAAAACCGCCTTATACACTTACCGCGCACCAGGGAAATATGTGGTACGCCTTCGGTCGGATAAAGCACGTAAGCCTGCTTTTTTAACCATTCTAATTACCGATCCCAATGCCGAAATAGTGGAAGATCTGGTTGCGCCAGGCGATGGAGAACGTAAAACCATTGATGATATCAGAGCCCGCTTACAGGCCATAGCAAATGGTGCCGATTTTAACTCCAACTATTATTACCTCGTTAATAAATACATGTGCAACAACGAAAAAGTAACGGTAAATGTAGAGATGAACGGGAAGAAAAAGCAGACTGATATTTACTCTTATTGCATGGGCCTAACTTTTGGCGGCGAAATAGCAGTTGATGAAGCGCAGTTAACCATTAAGCCAAATTCTACCTGTGCCAGTTTGTTAAACATTAAGCAACACTCGGGAACAGCCCAGCCTGCAGCAACAGCAACTACTGATGCTCCGGCGAAAACGAAATAG
- the tssO gene encoding type VI secretion system TssO, with protein sequence MIKLSIKERREQFLFFLALFVFTVGLLSFGIFYSGTSRYEISKEELEVKISENEAFENMVKETMPTVDTTFKQITRYNPNVQAVFLKNDIQLSLGSIKAAFDRKASDSRYKIFVQTSQLYDRLFYDRQEQNRNITDIELHKRQLDDCITNRRQLQQTISAR encoded by the coding sequence ATGATAAAACTAAGCATAAAAGAAAGACGGGAACAATTCTTGTTTTTTTTAGCCCTATTTGTTTTTACTGTCGGGCTTTTAAGTTTTGGCATTTTTTACAGCGGTACATCGCGCTACGAAATTTCTAAAGAAGAACTTGAAGTGAAGATTAGTGAAAACGAGGCCTTTGAAAATATGGTGAAAGAAACCATGCCCACTGTTGATACCACTTTTAAACAGATTACACGCTATAACCCAAATGTACAGGCGGTATTTTTAAAGAATGATATTCAGCTTTCATTAGGATCGATTAAAGCTGCATTTGATCGTAAAGCATCCGATTCAAGATACAAGATCTTCGTTCAAACCTCACAATTGTACGACAGATTATTTTATGATAGACAAGAACAAAATAGAAATATTACAGATATCGAACTGCACAAAAGACAATTAGACGACTGCATTACCAACAGACGTCAGCTGCAGCAAACCATATCTGCAAGATAA
- the tssO gene encoding type VI secretion system TssO → MKPINAAEIRNSYTKFILNFVFLTLFSILCIYLFFAASDYEYTLLDKKVKETEKLSYLRKDINTNFDLILVRFKELAQYRDYNANEMSKQSILLGDIQTANNRIKDLITRKTEASPSFDLYGKLNNNVGAMADLQDSLIKSRGDIQRYKEQINDCHRANQSAANKIRNGRYGR, encoded by the coding sequence ATGAAACCCATTAACGCCGCCGAAATCAGGAATTCATATACCAAGTTTATCCTAAACTTTGTTTTCCTGACACTCTTTTCTATTCTTTGTATTTACCTCTTTTTCGCAGCTTCTGATTACGAGTACACTTTACTCGACAAAAAGGTAAAAGAAACTGAAAAGCTATCCTATTTACGAAAAGATATCAATACCAATTTCGACCTTATTTTAGTTCGCTTTAAAGAACTTGCCCAATACCGTGATTATAATGCAAATGAAATGAGCAAACAGAGCATTTTGCTTGGAGATATTCAAACGGCTAACAATAGGATAAAAGATTTAATTACGAGGAAGACCGAAGCCAGCCCAAGTTTCGATCTGTATGGAAAACTCAATAACAATGTTGGTGCAATGGCCGATTTACAAGATTCTCTGATCAAATCCAGAGGTGATATTCAAAGATATAAGGAACAAATAAACGACTGCCATCGTGCAAACCAATCTGCAGCTAATAAAATTAGAAATGGTAGGTACGGCCGATAA
- a CDS encoding GPW/gp25 family protein — protein MSENFFNKPFRFNSIFSGAGLQATDLGKSISNHIELIIFTRFGEHRFHHDFGCEIWDLDFELIVSESIWEEKFRKSLLKSITDYEFRIYNTEVEVRITEVENVYPLRKITEIKKKVDISVRALIKTTGEKYFFSTALFLSPLST, from the coding sequence ATGTCTGAAAATTTTTTCAACAAACCCTTCAGATTTAACTCCATCTTTTCAGGTGCTGGCCTACAGGCAACTGACCTCGGAAAATCGATTTCCAACCACATAGAACTGATTATTTTTACCCGGTTTGGGGAGCATAGATTCCACCATGATTTTGGATGTGAAATATGGGATCTTGATTTTGAGTTAATCGTGAGCGAGAGCATTTGGGAGGAAAAATTCCGCAAATCGTTGCTAAAATCCATTACTGACTATGAATTTAGGATATATAATACCGAGGTAGAAGTGCGTATTACTGAAGTAGAAAATGTATATCCACTACGTAAGATAACCGAGATCAAAAAAAAGGTAGATATTAGTGTTAGAGCACTAATAAAAACCACAGGAGAAAAATATTTTTTCAGCACCGCTTTATTTCTTAGCCCACTATCTACTTAA